From one Desulfobaculum xiamenense genomic stretch:
- a CDS encoding glycosyltransferase family 4 protein — MTVLALAVDRNDACWLRSRFRAFGGDAVVAATTLAAQDALAGAGIPFRIFEAEAWDVDKQALSDAARRMAATWHLADALRGHPDMLTAATHRDIPLYPVLFHTVFLGMFEAMQAHVFMRRVLDTVRPRRVVMAEWGDPFASGLYGVLASEEGLEREALAGLCASRGIAVERVPFVPEDAAIEEDGVCPVRGVLPVLARKVATVRADPASVWRRFKRAFAGADRGRMTWESDGPPAGSPSVLVRTWAGHYLDQVLPVVTLLAGRGAAVTVAVEGGIPSRWQVRRLHRVGARLVRCASGLQVRAALRLHWERLGRAALRAVEEASAELFADGNGESFAGPAMAVMRHALVRGLPDAAADIECGRELLDRVRPDVELSHFAVAASGVGGVLPARVAGVPTLTIGHGLHVYTEAERDVFATRVCATAGTVHREAAMHALGCAAELLPTVGDCRLDMLAPSDGRARAVRRLGLSPAHPVCVACVTGPWTQAREARHADARTLRGVLALRREVPGVQLVYRMHHGADAAPFRGAVESLGDAGVIFQSAPNPPLPEVLRAADVVIAHQGSAIAEAVLCGVRVIYLCALAPEEPSSLDCPVIVPVRRLEDLPGAVRGMLATPMSRREVRERAQPWLERVLCGADGGAARRMADLVLALAARGDEPGFEDWLDRQRASAAFSSASWQKTFGTDAKT; from the coding sequence ATGACCGTTCTCGCGCTGGCAGTGGACCGCAACGACGCGTGCTGGCTGCGTTCGAGGTTCCGGGCCTTCGGTGGGGACGCCGTGGTCGCCGCGACGACGCTGGCGGCGCAGGACGCCCTTGCCGGGGCGGGCATTCCTTTCCGGATCTTCGAGGCCGAGGCATGGGATGTGGACAAGCAGGCCTTGTCCGACGCCGCACGCCGCATGGCCGCCACATGGCACCTGGCGGACGCGCTGCGTGGGCATCCGGACATGCTCACCGCGGCCACCCATCGTGACATCCCCCTGTATCCCGTGCTGTTCCACACCGTGTTCCTTGGCATGTTCGAGGCCATGCAGGCGCATGTCTTCATGCGACGGGTGCTCGACACCGTGCGCCCTCGCCGGGTGGTCATGGCCGAGTGGGGAGATCCCTTCGCATCGGGACTTTACGGCGTGCTGGCCTCGGAGGAGGGGCTGGAGCGCGAAGCCTTGGCCGGGTTGTGCGCGAGTAGAGGCATCGCCGTGGAGCGCGTACCGTTTGTGCCCGAGGACGCCGCGATCGAAGAGGACGGAGTGTGCCCGGTGCGCGGAGTGCTTCCGGTGCTGGCGCGTAAGGTCGCCACCGTGCGCGCGGACCCGGCCAGCGTGTGGCGGCGGTTCAAGCGGGCCTTCGCCGGCGCGGACAGGGGGCGCATGACGTGGGAATCCGACGGTCCGCCCGCAGGCAGTCCGTCCGTCCTCGTGCGGACGTGGGCGGGGCATTATCTCGATCAGGTCCTGCCGGTGGTGACGCTTCTGGCCGGACGCGGCGCGGCGGTGACCGTGGCCGTGGAGGGCGGTATTCCTTCGCGCTGGCAGGTGCGGCGGCTGCACAGAGTCGGTGCGCGGCTTGTGCGGTGCGCGTCCGGATTGCAGGTTCGCGCCGCGTTGCGCCTGCATTGGGAGCGGTTGGGACGCGCCGCGCTGCGGGCCGTGGAGGAGGCCAGCGCCGAACTGTTTGCCGACGGCAACGGGGAGAGCTTCGCCGGGCCCGCCATGGCCGTGATGCGTCACGCGCTCGTGCGGGGACTGCCCGACGCGGCCGCGGACATCGAATGCGGGCGGGAGCTTCTGGACCGCGTGCGCCCGGACGTGGAACTTTCGCATTTCGCGGTGGCGGCGTCCGGCGTGGGCGGCGTGCTGCCCGCGCGGGTCGCTGGCGTGCCCACGCTGACCATCGGGCATGGTCTGCATGTGTACACGGAGGCGGAGCGGGACGTGTTCGCCACGCGGGTGTGCGCCACGGCCGGGACCGTGCATCGCGAGGCCGCCATGCATGCGCTGGGCTGCGCGGCGGAACTGCTGCCCACGGTGGGGGACTGTCGGCTCGATATGCTGGCTCCATCGGATGGACGAGCGCGTGCGGTGCGGCGGCTTGGCCTGTCGCCCGCGCACCCGGTGTGCGTGGCCTGCGTGACCGGGCCGTGGACGCAGGCCCGCGAGGCGCGCCATGCCGATGCCCGGACTCTGCGCGGGGTGCTGGCGCTACGCCGCGAGGTTCCGGGCGTGCAGCTTGTCTACCGCATGCATCACGGGGCGGACGCCGCACCCTTCCGGGGCGCCGTCGAATCCCTTGGCGACGCGGGCGTGATCTTCCAGAGTGCGCCGAATCCGCCGCTGCCCGAGGTGCTGCGTGCGGCGGACGTGGTCATCGCGCATCAGGGCAGCGCCATCGCCGAGGCCGTGCTGTGCGGGGTGCGTGTTATTTACCTGTGCGCGTTGGCCCCGGAGGAGCCGTCGAGCCTCGACTGTCCGGTCATCGTTCCGGTGCGGCGGCTGGAGGATCTGCCCGGTGCGGTGCGTGGGATGCTGGCCACGCCCATGTCCCGGCGCGAGGTCCGCGAACGCGCGCAGCCGTGGCTGGAGCGCGTGCTGTGCGGAGCGGACGGCGGCGCGGCGCGGCGCATGGCGGACCTTGTGCTTGCGCTCGCCGCGCGCGGGGACGAGCCGGGTTTCGAGGATTGGCTCGATAGGCAGCGCGCCAGCGCGGCGTTTTCATCCGCCTCGTGGCAGAAGACGTTTGGAACGGACGCGAAGACCTGA
- a CDS encoding sulfotransferase family protein translates to MAPLRGEDFVFVVGSPRSGTTWLQRLLSCHPLVATGQESGVFDSYIGPQLRAWRRDMAPDSTRPVGLGCHMTEAEFMAALTAHMDALLASMRVRIPEGGLFVEKTPSHALYMREIAELMPGARFVHMLRDAREVITSMVVASRTWGEDWAPRCARDAALLWARHVNAALAAGRELGPERVTLVRHEDLRADTAAVLARLVRGFLRLDWEDAAVAEAVERNLRRRGLDGMVRPGVPLPLGGEWSRRLGTDAAPEPEGFAGGGGWRPGFVGRISAWVAARRAMERAGYPWRQPWRW, encoded by the coding sequence TTGGCCCCCCTGCGCGGCGAGGACTTCGTCTTCGTCGTCGGCAGCCCGCGAAGCGGCACGACATGGCTGCAGCGTCTGCTGTCGTGTCATCCACTCGTGGCCACCGGGCAGGAGAGCGGGGTGTTCGATTCCTACATCGGCCCGCAACTTCGCGCGTGGCGGCGGGACATGGCCCCGGACTCCACGCGCCCGGTAGGCCTTGGCTGTCACATGACCGAGGCGGAGTTCATGGCGGCGCTCACGGCGCACATGGACGCGCTTCTGGCGTCCATGCGGGTGAGGATTCCCGAGGGCGGGCTGTTCGTGGAGAAGACCCCGTCCCATGCGCTCTACATGCGCGAGATCGCGGAGCTGATGCCCGGCGCGCGCTTCGTGCATATGCTGCGCGACGCACGCGAGGTCATCACATCCATGGTGGTCGCCTCGCGCACGTGGGGGGAGGACTGGGCACCGCGCTGCGCGCGGGACGCGGCACTGTTGTGGGCGCGGCACGTCAACGCCGCGCTGGCCGCAGGACGCGAGCTTGGTCCCGAACGGGTGACGCTGGTGCGTCACGAGGACCTGCGGGCCGACACTGCGGCCGTGTTGGCGCGACTGGTGCGCGGGTTTTTGCGCCTCGACTGGGAGGACGCCGCCGTGGCCGAGGCCGTGGAGCGCAATCTGCGCCGCAGGGGGCTCGACGGCATGGTCCGCCCCGGCGTGCCGCTTCCCCTTGGCGGTGAGTGGTCCAGACGACTGGGGACCGACGCCGCGCCGGAGCCGGAGGGCTTTGCCGGAGGCGGCGGGTGGCGGCCCGGATTCGTCGGGCGGATTTCGGCGTGGGTTGCGGCCCGGAGGGCCATGGAGCGTGCGGGCTATCCGTGGCGTCAGCCGTGGCGGTGGTAG
- a CDS encoding glycosyltransferase family 2 protein, translated as MRISVIVPTYRRPGELGRCLRSLAGQTTHGFEALVVDNAADAGVRALVEGMAAGFPVRLDYVPEPRLGLHFARNAGIRAAHGDLLLFTDDDATFASGWCAAYAEAFAAHPDMAAAGGPVRAAWEVPPPDWLVAFMGGEGTFPILSLLDGADAFRKGREVFYGVNMAVRREALVAAGGFNPEAFGEVWLGDGETGLMRALWAAERPVGYVPEAEVFHHIPPARMTRAYFERRMANGGAMDAYARHRGRVPGRLRLLRSAAGIALRSLGDWLGALVRRGTDRESLELALRAAHSRARCAYLLRLAGSDEFRNLVNRTNWLENDAHAAPGNGHRTA; from the coding sequence ATGCGGATTTCGGTCATCGTGCCCACCTATCGTCGTCCCGGCGAACTGGGGCGCTGTCTGCGCAGCCTCGCCGGGCAGACGACGCATGGTTTCGAGGCGCTGGTGGTGGACAACGCCGCCGATGCCGGGGTGCGCGCGCTGGTGGAGGGCATGGCCGCAGGCTTTCCCGTCCGGCTGGATTACGTTCCCGAGCCGCGTCTCGGGTTGCATTTCGCCCGCAATGCGGGCATCCGCGCCGCGCACGGGGACCTTCTGCTCTTCACCGACGACGACGCGACGTTTGCATCCGGCTGGTGCGCGGCCTATGCCGAGGCCTTTGCCGCCCACCCGGACATGGCCGCCGCCGGGGGGCCGGTGCGCGCGGCGTGGGAGGTTCCGCCGCCGGACTGGCTTGTGGCCTTCATGGGCGGGGAGGGCACCTTCCCCATCCTGAGTCTGCTTGATGGCGCAGACGCCTTCCGCAAGGGCCGGGAAGTCTTCTACGGGGTGAACATGGCCGTGCGGCGCGAGGCCCTCGTGGCGGCTGGCGGCTTCAACCCCGAGGCCTTCGGCGAGGTGTGGCTGGGCGACGGCGAGACCGGACTCATGCGCGCCCTGTGGGCGGCCGAGCGGCCCGTGGGCTATGTGCCCGAGGCCGAGGTCTTTCACCACATTCCGCCCGCACGGATGACGCGGGCCTATTTCGAGCGGCGTATGGCCAACGGCGGAGCCATGGATGCCTACGCCCGCCACCGGGGGCGCGTTCCGGGGCGGCTACGGCTTCTTCGCAGTGCGGCGGGCATCGCCCTGCGCAGCCTCGGCGACTGGCTGGGGGCACTTGTGCGGCGGGGGACGGACCGCGAAAGCCTCGAACTGGCGCTTCGGGCCGCACACAGCCGCGCGCGCTGCGCCTATCTGCTGCGGCTGGCGGGGAGCGACGAATTCCGAAACCTCGTCAACCGGACGAACTGGCTGGAGAACGATGCTCACGCCGCGCCGGGGAATGGACACCGCACGGCGTGA
- a CDS encoding EamA family transporter produces MGYLFILGTVLTTVYGQIAIKWGVSQRGGLPGGAWDNAMFLFGLVFDPWIFSGLLAAFVGALFWLAALTRFQLSFAYPFMSLSFVLVLVLSALVLHEPLNIHKIAGVALIVAGIVVSSRGLG; encoded by the coding sequence ATGGGCTACCTGTTCATCCTCGGCACGGTGCTGACCACCGTGTACGGCCAGATCGCCATCAAGTGGGGCGTGTCGCAGCGTGGTGGCCTTCCGGGCGGCGCGTGGGACAACGCCATGTTCCTCTTCGGTCTCGTTTTCGATCCGTGGATATTCTCGGGGCTTCTCGCGGCGTTCGTGGGAGCCCTGTTCTGGCTTGCCGCACTCACGCGTTTCCAACTCAGCTTCGCCTACCCCTTCATGAGCCTCAGCTTCGTCCTCGTCCTCGTCCTGTCGGCCCTCGTGCTCCACGAACCGCTGAATATCCACAAGATCGCCGGAGTGGCGCTCATCGTGGCGGGAATCGTGGTGTCCAGCCGGGGGCTTGGCTAG
- a CDS encoding NAD-dependent epimerase/dehydratase family protein, with protein sequence MATVLVTGSGGYIGTALVDRLLADGHRVIGMDRYFFGTGLLGDTVDHPGFTLVREDVRSCRVEHFAGVDAVCDLAALSNDPAGDLDPTLTQDINFHGRAHVAATARRAGVRRYVLASSCSVYGRGEGVLDEDSPPRPVSEYARANLAAEKAVLELSSPDFAVTALRQSTVYGLSKRMRFDLVINLMTLNAVERGVLNVLGGGTQWRPLVHVLDAVEAFALVLGADPALVGGRVFNVGSDAQNYRILTVAYMVRERLPFPVRVDLTPSDPDHRDYNVSFVRIRDVLGFTPRHTPHEAVDDIYEAIKLGRVDTGPRTVTVKWYRYLLDADRVLSEVKLDGRLLA encoded by the coding sequence ATGGCAACCGTTCTGGTCACGGGTTCGGGAGGCTACATCGGCACCGCGCTGGTGGACCGTCTGCTCGCGGACGGGCATCGCGTCATCGGCATGGACCGCTATTTCTTCGGCACCGGGCTTCTGGGCGACACCGTCGATCATCCGGGTTTCACGCTTGTGCGCGAGGACGTGCGCTCCTGCCGCGTGGAGCATTTCGCGGGCGTGGACGCGGTGTGCGACCTCGCCGCCCTGTCCAACGACCCCGCCGGGGATTTGGACCCCACCCTCACGCAGGACATCAATTTCCACGGCCGCGCCCATGTGGCGGCCACGGCCCGCCGCGCCGGGGTGCGGCGCTACGTGTTGGCCAGCTCGTGCAGCGTGTATGGCCGGGGCGAGGGCGTGCTCGACGAGGACTCGCCGCCGCGTCCCGTGTCCGAATACGCGCGGGCCAATCTCGCCGCCGAAAAGGCCGTGCTGGAACTGTCCTCGCCGGACTTCGCGGTGACGGCGCTTCGGCAGTCCACGGTCTACGGCCTGTCCAAGCGCATGCGCTTCGACCTCGTCATCAACCTCATGACCCTCAACGCCGTGGAGCGCGGGGTGCTCAACGTGCTGGGCGGCGGCACGCAGTGGCGGCCGCTGGTGCACGTGCTCGACGCTGTGGAGGCCTTTGCGCTGGTCCTCGGGGCGGACCCGGCCCTCGTTGGCGGGCGCGTGTTCAACGTGGGCAGCGACGCCCAGAATTACCGCATCCTCACCGTGGCCTACATGGTGCGCGAGCGCCTGCCCTTTCCCGTGCGCGTGGACCTCACGCCCTCGGACCCCGACCACCGCGACTACAACGTCTCCTTCGTCCGCATCCGCGACGTGCTGGGCTTCACGCCCCGCCATACGCCGCACGAGGCCGTGGACGACATCTACGAGGCCATCAAGCTCGGGCGCGTGGACACGGGACCGCGTACCGTCACCGTGAAGTGGTACCGCTACCTGCTCGACGCGGACCGCGTGCTCTCCGAGGTCAAGCTCGACGGGAGGCTTCTGGCATGA
- a CDS encoding glycosyltransferase family 2 protein has product MSGKCPLISVVTPVYESAGCLDELHRRVAQAVEPLDADFELVMVDDGSADGSWEAIRALNARDPRVRGVRLSRNFGQHYAITAGLDRARGEWVVVMDCDLQDRPEEIPALYARALEGLRIVFARRTDRRDGLLKRTGSRLFYVALRHLAGVDIDPRTANFGIFHRTVVENFRQLRERSRAFHVLVRTLGFPAGTVDVRHEARFAGRSAYDFARMFALAVDIIVSQSGRLATLSFAVGVALALFAFGYGLFLMARKVLWAYPVPGWTSVMVSLYLIGGLVFINLGLLGLYLGKTFDEVKRRPLYVVAETCGEDTAEGRVRPEGVG; this is encoded by the coding sequence ATGAGCGGCAAATGCCCGCTGATCTCGGTGGTCACGCCGGTCTACGAGTCGGCGGGCTGCCTCGACGAACTCCACCGCCGCGTAGCGCAGGCCGTGGAGCCTCTCGACGCGGACTTCGAGCTGGTGATGGTGGACGACGGGAGCGCCGACGGCTCGTGGGAGGCCATCCGCGCCCTGAACGCGCGTGACCCGCGCGTGCGCGGGGTGCGCCTGTCGCGCAATTTTGGCCAGCACTACGCCATCACCGCCGGGCTGGACAGAGCGCGCGGCGAGTGGGTGGTGGTCATGGACTGCGACCTGCAGGACAGGCCAGAGGAAATTCCCGCCCTGTACGCACGGGCGCTGGAGGGCCTTCGCATCGTGTTCGCGCGGCGCACGGATAGGCGCGACGGCCTGCTGAAGCGCACCGGATCGCGGCTGTTCTACGTGGCGCTGCGCCATCTGGCCGGGGTGGACATCGACCCGCGCACGGCGAATTTCGGCATCTTCCACCGTACGGTGGTGGAGAATTTCCGCCAGCTTCGCGAGCGCAGCCGGGCCTTTCACGTGCTGGTGCGTACGCTGGGCTTCCCGGCCGGGACTGTGGACGTGCGCCACGAGGCGCGCTTCGCCGGGCGCTCTGCCTACGACTTCGCACGGATGTTCGCGCTGGCTGTGGACATCATCGTTTCCCAGTCCGGCAGGCTGGCCACGCTGTCCTTCGCGGTGGGCGTGGCGCTGGCGCTGTTCGCCTTCGGCTACGGGCTGTTCCTCATGGCGCGCAAGGTGCTGTGGGCCTATCCGGTGCCCGGATGGACCAGCGTCATGGTCTCCCTGTACCTCATCGGCGGGCTGGTGTTCATCAACCTCGGCCTTCTTGGCCTTTACCTCGGCAAGACCTTCGACGAGGTGAAGCGGCGGCCGCTGTACGTGGTGGCCGAGACCTGCGGCGAGGACACCGCAGAGGGGCGCGTCCGGCCCGAGGGGGTGGGCTGA
- a CDS encoding Gfo/Idh/MocA family protein: MLGVAVVGCGYWGPNLVRNVVACPHTRLVRACDLDAGRLARVLAPYPGVDACTDLAEVLADPRVEAVAVATPVHTHHAVARACLEAGRHVLVEKPMAASVAEGRELVELAMRKRLVLMCDHIFCYAGAVRAMKGLVDAGHLGELLYFDSVRVNLGLFQRDVNVIWDLAPHDLSVLALVTGRRPVAVTVHAARLAGWPQENIAYVALDFADGFIAHLHLNWLSPVKIRKTIIGGSERMIVWNDLDPVETLKVYDKGVVVDAGPGREERDRMLVSYRTGGVASPHVPQGEALAAVVAEFAAAIAEGREALTGGREGLDVLRVLEAAQRSVERGGERVRVDDAEERP; the protein is encoded by the coding sequence ATGCTCGGCGTGGCGGTGGTGGGCTGCGGCTACTGGGGACCGAACCTCGTGCGCAATGTGGTGGCCTGTCCGCACACGCGGCTGGTGCGGGCATGCGATTTGGACGCCGGGCGTCTGGCGCGGGTGCTGGCCCCGTATCCCGGCGTGGACGCCTGTACGGACCTTGCCGAGGTATTGGCCGATCCGCGTGTTGAGGCCGTGGCCGTGGCCACGCCCGTGCATACCCACCACGCTGTGGCGCGGGCCTGTCTGGAGGCCGGGCGGCACGTGCTGGTGGAGAAGCCCATGGCCGCCTCCGTGGCCGAGGGGCGCGAGCTTGTCGAACTGGCCATGCGCAAGCGGCTGGTCCTCATGTGTGACCACATCTTCTGCTACGCGGGCGCGGTGCGGGCCATGAAGGGGCTGGTGGACGCCGGGCATCTCGGGGAGTTGCTGTATTTCGACTCCGTGCGCGTGAATTTGGGCCTCTTCCAGCGCGACGTGAACGTCATCTGGGACTTGGCCCCGCATGACCTTTCCGTGCTGGCCCTCGTCACGGGGCGGCGGCCCGTGGCCGTGACCGTGCACGCGGCGCGGCTGGCGGGCTGGCCGCAGGAGAACATCGCCTACGTGGCGCTGGACTTCGCCGATGGCTTCATCGCGCATCTGCATCTCAATTGGCTTTCGCCTGTGAAGATACGCAAGACCATCATCGGCGGCAGCGAGCGGATGATCGTCTGGAACGACCTTGACCCTGTGGAGACGCTCAAGGTCTACGACAAGGGCGTGGTGGTGGACGCCGGACCGGGCCGCGAGGAGCGCGACAGGATGCTCGTGTCCTACCGCACGGGCGGGGTGGCCTCGCCGCATGTGCCGCAGGGCGAGGCGCTGGCTGCCGTGGTGGCGGAGTTCGCGGCGGCCATTGCCGAGGGGCGCGAGGCCCTGACCGGCGGGCGCGAGGGGCTGGACGTGCTGCGCGTTCTGGAGGCGGCGCAACGCTCCGTGGAACGCGGCGGGGAACGGGTGCGGGTGGATGACGCGGAGGAGAGGCCATGA